One window of Bacillaceae bacterium S4-13-56 genomic DNA carries:
- a CDS encoding BH0509 family protein translates to MSRTERKNMIHYIEMIKGFDKDTLAYMTDADIEHIYESTYNQHEMAE, encoded by the coding sequence ATGAGCCGTACAGAAAGGAAAAATATGATCCACTACATTGAGATGATCAAAGGATTTGATAAGGATACTCTCGCCTATATGACAGACGCCGACATCGAACACATCTATGAATCCACCTATAACCAACACGAAATGGCAGAATAA